In a single window of the Burkholderia pyrrocinia genome:
- a CDS encoding NAD(P)/FAD-dependent oxidoreductase: protein MTQNSPANGRDSNHFDVIILGSGMSGTQMGAILARQRFSVLIIEESSHPRFTIGESSIPETSLMNRIIADRYGIPELDRITSFYSTQRYVASSTGIKRNFGFVFHKPGQEHDPKEFTQCVIPELPWGPESHYYRQDVDAYLLQAAIKYGCTVRQKTNVTEYHADKDGVAVTTAQGDRFTGRYMIDCGGPRAPLATKFKLREEPCRFKTHSRSLYTHMLGVKPFDDIFKVKGQRWRWHEGTLHHMFAGGWLWVIPFNNHPRSTNNLVSVGLQLDPRVYPKTDISAQQEFDEFLARFPSIGAQFRDAVPVRDWVKTDRLQFSSNACVGDRYCLMLHANGFIDPLFSRGLENTAVTIHALAARLIKALRDDDFSPERFEYIERLQQKLLDHNDDFVSCCYTAFSDFRLWDAFHRLWAVGTILGQFRLVQAHARFRASRDEGDLDHLDDNPPYLGYLCADMEGYYQLFNDAKAEVEAVSAGRKPAEEAAARIHALIDERDFARPMFGFGYCITGAKPQLNNSKYSLLPAMKLLHWTQTSAPAEVKRYFDYNPMFALLRAYVTTRIGLALK, encoded by the coding sequence ATGACTCAGAACAGCCCCGCGAACGGGCGCGATAGCAACCACTTCGACGTGATCATCCTCGGCTCGGGCATGTCCGGCACCCAGATGGGAGCCATCCTGGCCAGACAACGGTTTAGCGTGCTGATCATCGAGGAGTCGTCGCACCCGCGGTTCACGATCGGCGAATCGTCGATCCCCGAGACGTCGCTTATGAATCGCATCATCGCCGATCGCTACGGCATTCCGGAGCTCGACCGCATCACGTCGTTCTACTCGACGCAGCGTTACGTCGCGTCGAGCACGGGCATCAAGCGCAACTTCGGCTTCGTGTTCCACAAGCCCGGCCAGGAGCACGACCCGAAGGAATTCACGCAGTGCGTCATTCCCGAGCTGCCGTGGGGTCCGGAGAGCCATTATTACCGGCAAGACGTCGACGCCTACCTGTTGCAAGCCGCCATCAAATACGGCTGCACGGTCCGCCAGAAGACGAACGTGACCGAATACCACGCCGACAAAGACGGCGTCGCAGTGACCACCGCCCAGGGCGATCGGTTCACCGGCCGGTACATGATCGACTGCGGAGGACCCCGCGCGCCGCTCGCGACCAAGTTCAAGCTCCGCGAAGAGCCGTGTCGCTTCAAGACGCACTCGCGCAGCCTCTACACGCACATGCTCGGGGTCAAGCCGTTCGACGACATCTTCAAGGTCAAGGGGCAACGCTGGCGCTGGCACGAGGGGACCTTGCACCACATGTTCGCGGGCGGCTGGCTCTGGGTGATTCCGTTCAACAACCACCCGCGGTCGACCAACAACCTGGTGAGCGTCGGCCTGCAGCTCGACCCGCGTGTCTACCCGAAAACGGACATCTCCGCGCAGCAGGAATTCGACGAGTTCCTCGCGCGGTTCCCGAGCATCGGGGCGCAGTTCCGGGACGCCGTGCCGGTGCGCGACTGGGTCAAGACCGACCGCCTGCAATTCTCGTCGAACGCCTGCGTCGGCGACCGCTACTGCCTGATGCTGCACGCGAACGGGTTCATCGACCCGCTCTTCTCCCGGGGGCTCGAGAACACCGCGGTGACCATCCACGCGCTCGCGGCGCGCCTCATCAAGGCGCTGCGCGACGACGACTTCTCCCCCGAGCGCTTCGAGTACATCGAGCGCCTGCAGCAGAAGCTCTTGGACCACAACGACGACTTCGTCAGCTGCTGCTACACGGCGTTCTCGGACTTCCGCCTGTGGGACGCGTTCCACCGGCTGTGGGCGGTCGGCACGATCCTCGGGCAGTTCCGGCTCGTGCAAGCCCACGCGAGGTTCCGCGCGTCGCGTGACGAGGGCGACCTCGATCACCTCGACGACAACCCCCCGTACCTCGGGTACCTGTGCGCGGACATGGAGGGGTACTACCAGTTGTTCAACGACGCCAAAGCCGAGGTCGAGGCCGTGAGCGCCGGGCGCAAGCCGGCCGAGGAGGCCGCGGCGCGGATTCACGCCCTCATCGACGAACGAGACTTCGCCAGGCCGATGTTCGGCTTCGGGTACTGCATCACCGGAGCCAAGCCGCAGCTCAACAACTCGAAGTACAGCCTGCTGCCGGCGATGAAGCTGTTGCACTGGACGCAAACCAGCGCGCCGGCAGAGGTGAAAAGGTACTTCGACTACAACCCGATGTTCGCGCTGCTCAGGGCGTACGTCACGACCCGCATCGGCCTGGCGCTGAAGTAG
- a CDS encoding monodechloroaminopyrrolnitrin synthase PrnB family protein: protein MERTLDRVCAFEATHAAVAACDPLRARALVLQLPGLNRNKDVPGIVGLLREFLPARGVPSGWGFVEAAAAMRDIGFFLGSLKRHGHEPVDVVPGLEPVLLDLARTTDLPPRETLLHVTVWNPAAADAQRSYTGLRDEAHLLESVRISMAALEAAIAVTVELSDVPLRSPAFAQGCDELAAYLQKMVESVVYAYRFISLQVFYNELRPFYEPIRVGGQSYLGPGAVEMPLFVLEHVLWGSQSDHPAYREFKETYLPYVLPAYRAVYARFAGEPALVDRVLDEVQAAGARGEPVGAGLAALDRVFEVLLRFRAPHLKLAERAYEAGQSGPAIGSGGYAPSALVDLLALTRAARFRLRAALDEP from the coding sequence GTGGAGCGCACCCTGGACCGGGTATGCGCATTCGAGGCCACGCACGCCGCGGTGGCGGCCTGCGATCCGCTGCGGGCGCGGGCGCTCGTTCTGCAACTGCCTGGCCTGAACCGTAACAAGGACGTGCCCGGCATCGTCGGCCTGTTGCGCGAGTTCCTCCCGGCGCGCGGCGTGCCCTCCGGCTGGGGCTTCGTCGAAGCCGCCGCCGCGATGCGGGACATCGGGTTCTTCCTGGGGTCGCTCAAGCGGCACGGACACGAGCCCGTGGACGTGGTGCCCGGGCTCGAGCCGGTGCTGCTCGACCTGGCGCGCACGACCGACCTGCCGCCGCGCGAGACGCTCCTGCATGTGACGGTCTGGAACCCCGCGGCGGCCGACGCGCAGCGGAGCTACACCGGGCTCCGCGACGAAGCGCACCTGCTCGAGAGCGTGCGCATCTCGATGGCGGCCCTCGAGGCGGCCATCGCGGTGACCGTCGAGCTGTCCGACGTGCCCCTGCGGTCGCCCGCGTTCGCGCAAGGGTGCGACGAGCTGGCGGCCTATCTTCAGAAAATGGTCGAATCGGTCGTTTACGCTTACCGCTTCATCTCGCTGCAGGTCTTCTACAACGAGCTCCGCCCCTTCTACGAACCGATTCGAGTCGGGGGCCAGAGCTACCTCGGCCCCGGTGCCGTGGAAATGCCCCTCTTCGTGCTGGAGCACGTCCTGTGGGGCTCACAATCGGACCACCCGGCTTATCGAGAATTCAAGGAGACGTACCTGCCCTACGTGCTTCCCGCGTACAGGGCGGTCTACGCCCGGTTCGCCGGGGAGCCGGCGCTCGTCGACCGCGTGCTCGACGAAGTGCAAGCGGCCGGCGCGCGGGGCGAGCCCGTCGGGGCCGGGCTGGCGGCCCTCGACCGGGTCTTCGAGGTCCTGCTGCGCTTCCGGGCGCCTCACCTCAAATTGGCGGAGCGGGCGTACGAAGCCGGGCAAAGCGGCCCCGCCATCGGCAGCGGGGGGTACGCGCCCAGCGCGCTCGTCGATCTACTCGCGCTCACGCGTGCCGCGCGGTTCCGCCTCCGCGCCGCGCTCGACGAGCCCTGA